One window of the Leishmania panamensis strain MHOM/PA/94/PSC-1 chromosome 12 sequence genome contains the following:
- a CDS encoding hypothetical protein (TriTrypDB/GeneDB-style sysID: LpmP.12.0850) — MDILTLLTFLYGAIGGAVSCVFLFFILFRKAEAVLSDTVRNMARKHVEFDAVAKEAVAVAPAKVETLCKVVRFDDGIVDEAIQCRMVFYSGTIDIYQVDKLRTLPDHRQEVVSEHMLGRIHRACIIATAQRISKYHRHRNQNTRYAAIKGRCTVLNHKDGMPLFLEDPNTILKKKLQRVAEQQRQEAMIESLFHRGRCDSKAMANEEFSAEMKHIESETRKERHSYYTMGANGRGNRHDLMGMDAATTISSGAFHQSGSIPGCRGKGLSAGGLGEVPLSQWRCVAIKFPTRRVQERWLNLLQSTPQSTQWQDFITHLPQMDVFNLLIARLFFENTRANTLHDLLEEKIKKKLARVSKSLPPQLRGNIFLDGLDVGGEIPLISNVSDPAPSKSGDTEFDFDVLYRGGLALKIRFSILYRDIRVPDIIFSIKVLELAGRVHFVVGPPPTRKLWLGGPQPPQLRLEFTQEVASHDGILNAVLRLLPDMSKIASNIVKVMLFEDMVFPNMDDFPLPVFGEDSDDDDDDSATVHNGVEDVANERNTSRTHLGSSRSGDDNEAERERQDSSSCTAGGAANENSGSQSGVTPRKGVTPPWASLSSAPAVERSAHSQHVAFEMTSPPPRPPIPHSASTSGKAAPRAHPDGHDIFSSGRRGSTQSSQSQTLRSLPGETSPLPMRISPTGLPPRPPRAPSSELVHRAAPQVPKSRAPLCNQALLGLD, encoded by the coding sequence ATGGACATACTCACACTGCTGACGTTCTTGTACGGCGCCATCGGCGGTGCTGTGAgctgtgttttccttttcttcatCCTGTTTCGAAAGGCTGAGGCGGTTCTCTCCGACACGGTCCGCAACATGGCGCGCAAGCACGTCGAGTTCGACGCTGTCGccaaggaggcggtggcggtggcgcccgCCAAGGTGGAGACGTTGTGTAAGGTAGTCCGCTTCGACGACGGCATTGTCGACGAGGCCATTCAGTGCCGCATGGTCTTTTATAGCGGCACTATCGACATCTACCAGGTGGATAAGCTTCGCACGCTGCCGGACCATCGCCAGGAGGTGGTCTCGGAGCACATGCTTGGACGCATCCACCGTGCCTGCATcatcgccaccgcgcagcgcATTTCGAAGtatcaccgccaccgcaacCAGAACACGCGCTACGCTGCCATCAAGGGCAGGTGCACTGTCCTGAACCACAAGGACGGCatgcccctcttcctcgaaGACCCTAACACGATCTTGAAGAAGAAACTGCAGCGAGTcgctgagcagcagagacAGGAGGCTATGATAGAGTCTCTGTTCCACCGAGGTCGATGCGACAGCAAAGCCATGGCGAACGAGGAGTTCTCGGCGGAGATGAAGCACATCGAGTCCGAGACGCGCAAGGAGAGGCACAGTTACTACACCATGGGAGCAAACGGCCGAGGCAACCGGCATGATTTGATGGGCATGGACGCCGCCACAACGATCTCCAGTGGCGCCTTCCACCAGTCAGGGTCGATCCCGGGGTGTCGCGGTAAAGGCCTGTCGGCGGGGGGATTGGGAGAGGTGCCGCTGTCCCAGTGGAGGTGCGTGGCGATCAAGTTTCCCACGCGGCGTGTGCAGGAGAGGTGGCTCAACCTGCTGCAGTCAACGCCGCAGTCGACGCAGTGGCAGGACTTCATCACGCACCTGCCTCAGATGGATGTCTTCAACCTCCTCATTGCCCGTCTCTTCTTCGAGAACACACGCGCCAACACGCTCCATGACCTTTTGGAGGAGAAGATCAAGAAGAAGCTGGCCCGTGTGTCGAAGTCGTTACCGCCGCAACTGCGCGGGAACATCTTCCTCGATGGGCTTGACGTTGGAGGCGAGATCCCGCTCATCAGCAACGTGAGCGATCCGGCGCCGTCAAAGTCTGGCGATACCGAGTTCGACTTCGATGTGCTTTACCGCGGCGGCCTTGCGCTGAAGATTCGCTTCTCGATCCTCTATCGCGACATCCGCGTGCCGGACATCATCTTCAGTATCAAAGTGCTCGAGTTGGCAGGGCGCGTGCACTTTGTTGTAGGGCCGCCACCGACGCGCAAGCTCTGGCTTGGTGGGCCGCAGCCCCCCCAGCTGCGACTGGAGTTCACGCAGGAGGTGGCCTCGCATGATGGCATTTTGAATGCGGTGCTGAGGCTTCTGCCGGACATGAGTAAAATCGCCTCCAACATTGTCAAGGTGATGCTCTTCGAAGATATGGTGTTTCCGAACATGGACGACTTTCCCTTGCCTGTATTCGGCGaagacagcgacgacgacgacgacgactcgGCTACCGTGCACAACGGCGTAGAGGACGTGGCGAATGAGCGCAACACCAGTAGAACACACCTCGGAAGCTCACGGAGCGGGGACGACAACGAAGctgagagggaaaggcaagacagcagcagctgcaccgccggtggcgctgccAACGAGAACAGTGGTAGCCAGAGCGGCGTGACACCGCGGAAGGGTGTCACGCCGCCGTGGGCTTCTCTTAgctcagcaccagcggtggAGCGCAGTGCGCACTCTCAACACGTGGCATTCGAAATGAcctctccgccaccacggccacCGATTCCGCATTCCGCCTCGACTTCTGGCAAGGCTGCACCGCGGGCACACCCCGACGGCCATGACATCTTTAGTAGTGGCCGCCGGGGTAGTACACAGTCCTCCCAATCGCAGACGCTTCGCTCCTTGCCAGGTGAAACTTCTCCACTGCCAATGAGGATTTCGCCCACTGGGCTACCGCCGCGACCGCCGCGAGCCCCATCATCTGAGTTGGTGCACCGGGCTGCCCCTCAAGTCCCGAAGTCGCGGGCGCCACTGTGCAACCAGGCGTTGTTGGGGCTCGACTAG
- a CDS encoding hypothetical protein (TriTrypDB/GeneDB-style sysID: LpmP.12.0830), with amino-acid sequence MRHLLLEVKLPFMDVYLVETYLFHPTQYTHAIQAIDERSTSDARASMDQTCRKHNIRSDVTRQPPSKLPGVELESTPATRRVTSAAVSPSPSDKVLKDAKHVGSYPFKGPERVSERLRGGLVEKAALAETPPRRTAMRTTTAQAGRHTGALCLSPSATDPPDSNKVGVMNCADAGEAHPHPRPPLPRPPRSDEGPRPPARIAIVSRSAPTESLAPPQQDAPTALPLSLLRTMECVLREYKAALAVALRAVMHREAVWTALQQFLHVVRSDWAPLGARESPLVAPGSSQPCGRSNGAADGTLGSSGISGALQLLRSPRESGVRSGNMAGGTCRAEALPSPRCTLLGVSSLKSAAESECGTVERSSTPETLATLQPPTELTGTLVHRETMRSSSAPSLNRTTAPADSANRHGDAVVRTADCEIERHVATIVRPPHAAGSAERGRHPRRQQRTSLCLSVEVLQYTSAKFTGGAASAETRAMEGTPSYHHQSPPARTAPLLLRLPTSTPSPSTGAVRDVTGRLASARVRSAAAQSLRKLDREDSRLSTGEERSMHSVVAHRTLAVRHVFPALSGAPPALCPPRSAAASDGTRRRSQSAPCVAAAALHSPRPQPDSSFDVTPRVQITSRCDDEAGAAPSRTARSASDRGTPMAPRAARAYRSLQASPASPGPRQQESHGGPLVTGRSKSECAPRPHGGVVPSLGVRLHAVSRQVYAACLYHYLFYLQRTTLAVVEAVDELRRDHLTHAAPFVVEHRNYLLEVLMQTSTLTRDAAVKWLMHEATVDDERDSKNGGHEFPVAGQLSVLNSGAPHHTTPVPSVAQQNCNHAPDAKRSTYELLCTNSSRQSTAELTQDAEESGERAAQRAGQLAAARVQWPEQLLQSPLMSTHANLARYAATPRFLAQLESAQNTTPRAGANATVDTAHPSGADRGQYTVPLSTSPTLATLLPLRLVLPEDVLVSYSGDAATPEDERNRKRSASTRAVCLNTVPPGTALRKRLESGEHLLHLEVAAQLKYLQTCMQCALAHEYPLYLRGMLEVHRRFFEGTKSMAGLCGDAAGEVCATDGEKVDAAVTSIGTPATHGRADVTTARVRYDRVLLKDELLRADWMKELQMSWQLLMSGSSSVE; translated from the coding sequence atgcgccacctcctgctgGAGGTGAAGCTACCCTTCATGGATGTGTACCTTGTGGAGACATACCTATTCCATCCCACGCAGTACACGCACGCTATACAGGCCATCGACGAGAGGTCTACTTCGGATGCACGCGCATCGATGGACCAGACATGCCGCAAGCACAATATCCGCAGTGATGTCACAAGGCAGCCTCCGTCCAAGCTGCCAGGAGTTGAACTGGAAAGCACCCCCGCCACAAGGCGTGTcacctcggcagcggtgtcTCCTTCGCCTAGCGACAAGGTGCTCAAAGACGCGAAACACGTGGGCAGCTACCCATTTAAAGGGCCTGAGCGGGTCAGCGAGAGGCTCCGAGGCGGGCTCGTTGAAAAGGCAGCACTCGCTGAAACTCCACCGAGGCGGACGGCGATGCGGACAACGACTGCGCAGGCGGGTAGGCACACCGGGgctctttgcctctctccgtcaGCCACAGACCCCCCTGACAGCAACAAGGTGGGCGTCATGAACTGCGCAGACGCCGGGGAGGCTCATCCTCATCCACGACCGCCCCTACCACGTCCACCGCGCTCGGACGAGGGGCCGCGACCGCCGGCACGCATCGCCATcgtcagccgcagcgccccTACAGAGAGCctcgcgccgccgcagcaagATGCGCCGACCGCCCTTCCACTCTCCTTGCTACGTACGATGGAATGTGTGCTGAGGGAGTACAAGGCAGCACTTGCCGTCGCATTGCGAGCTGTCATGCATCGAGAAGCCGTGTGGACTGCCCTCCAGCAGTTTCTTCACGTGGTGCGCTCGGACTGGGCCCCGCTGGGGGCTCGCGAGTCACCGTTGGTTGCACCCGGCTCATCACAGCCGTGTGGCCGATCGAATGGGGCTGCGGATGGGACGCTTGGCTCCTCTGGAATCTCTGGAGCACTGCAGCTACTGCGTTCGCCGCGTGAAAGTGGTGTCAGATCCGGCAACATGGCTGGCGGCACTTGCCGAGCAGAGGCGCTCCCGTCTCCGCGATGCACGCTGCTTGGAGTGAGCTCGTTAAAAAGCGCTGCAGAAAGTGAGTGTGGCACCGTCGAGCGTAGCTCGACGCCGGAGACTCTGGCAACCTTGCAACCACCGACCGAGCTAACCGGAACACTCGTCCACCGAGAGACcatgcgaagcagcagcgccccaTCTCTCAACAGGACGACTGCACCTGCGGACAGCGCTAATCGCCATGGTGACGCAGTTGTGCGTACAGCCGACTGTGAGATAGAGAGGCATGTCGCCACTATTGTGCGACCGCCTCATGCTGCCGGTAGTGCAGAGCGGGGTCGACACCCTCGTCGACAGCAACGTACatctctttgcctctctgtcGAAGTCCTTCAATACACGTCTGCAAAGTTCAcaggtggagctgcaagCGCAGAAACAAGGGCAATGGAAGGGACTCCATCATATCATCATCAGTCGCCACCAGCGAGAACCGCACCGCTCCTGCTTCGCCTGCCCACCTCCACACCATCACCTAGCACGGGTGCCGTGAGGGATGTCACTGGCAGGCTTGCGTCGGCTCGCGTGCGCTCAGCGGCCGCGCAAAGTCTCAGAAAACTCGACCGTGAAGACTCGCGCCTCTCCactggagaagagaggtcCATGCATAGCGTTGTCGCGCATCGAACTCTCGCTGTTCGTCATGTGTTTCCAGCGCTTTCTGGCGCACCGCCAGCCCTCTGTCCGCCGCGATCAGCTGCAGCCTCCGATGGGACTCGCCGTCGCTCTCAATCGGCGCCgtgcgtggcagcggccgcgtTGCACTCGCCTCGTCCACAGCCTGACTCATCGTTTGACGTGACACCGCGCGTACAGATTACCTCCAGGTGTGATGATGAGGCAGGTGCCGCCCCTTCACGCACAGCGCGATCAGCGTCCGACCGCGGTACTCCCATGGCGCCAAGGGCAGCACGAGCCTATCGTTCGCTGCAGGCATCGCCTGCGTCGCCGGGgccacggcagcaggagTCGCACGGTGGGCCACTTGTGACTGGTCGGTCGAAAAGCGAGTGCGCCCCGCGACCACACGGTGGTGTGGTGCCCTCTCTGGGTGTGCGCCTACACGCGGTGTCCCGGCAGGTGTACGCAGCCTGCTTGTATCATTACCTCTTCTATCTCCAGCGTACGACTCTCGCTGTGGTGGAGGCTGTCGACGAGCTGCGGCGCGACCACCTCACCCATGCCGCGCCGTTCGTAGTCGAGCACCGTAACTACCTCCTCGAGGTGCTTATGCAGACCTCCACGCTGACgcgcgacgcggcggtgaAGTGGCTGATGCACGAGGCCACCGTTGATGACGAACGTGACTCGAAGAACGGGGGTCATGAGTTCCCTGTGGCTGGCCAGCTCAGCGTGCTGAACAGCGGCGCACCGCACCACACGACGCCAGTGCCCAGCGTCGCACAACAAAACTGCAACCATGCCCCTGACGCCAAGCGCTCGACTTATGAATTACTGTGCACCAATTCCTCTCGCCAGTCCACTGCTGAACTCACACAGGATGCCGAAGAGTCAGGCGAGAGAGCCGCTCAGCGCGCCGGgcagctcgctgctgcgcgtgttcAGTGGCCTGAGCAGTTGCTGCAATCGCCGCTGATGAGTACCCATGCCAATCTCGCCCGATATGCGGCGACACCGAGGTTCCTCGCCCAACTGGAGTCAGCGCAGAACACCACACCACGCGCTGGCGCGAACGCCACAGTAGATACTGCACATCCCAGTGGCGCTGACCGTGGTCAGTATACGGTGCCTCTCAGTACTTCGCCGACGTTAGCGACACTGTTGCCCTTGCGCTTGGTGCTGCCGGAGGACGTGCTGGTCTCGTACAGTGGTGACGCTGCTACGCCTGAGGATGAGCGAAATAGAAAAAGGTCCGCTAGCACCCGTGCAGTTTGCTTGAACACAGTGCCGCCTGGTACCGCGCTGCGCAAGCGTCTTGAGAGCGGCGAGCACCTTTTACATCTtgaggtggcagcgcagctcaAGTATCTGCAGACGTGTATGCAATGCGCATTGGCGCACGAGTATCCGCTCTATCTTCGCGGGATGTTGGAGGTGCATCGACGCTTTTTCGAAGGCACGAAGAGTATGGCCGGATtgtgcggcgacgcagcgggGGAGGTGTGCGCGACAGACGGTGAGAAGGTGGATGCCGCCGTGACGAGTATCGGTACTCCTGCCACGCACGGCAGAGCGGATGTCACTacggcgcgtgtgcgctACGACCGCGTGTTGCTCAAGGACGAGCTTTTGCGGGCGGACTGgatgaaggagctgcagatgTCGTGGCAGCTGCTCATGTCaggtagcagcagcgtggaGTAG
- a CDS encoding hypothetical protein (TriTrypDB/GeneDB-style sysID: LpmP.12.0840) has translation MMSDMASWSCVIIKFERSRENERWHTLLSGLKEAQAWHEYAKALPNPDTLNMFLSRFFFQNMRLDNFSDVLIKLVRKQLRELPSKKFPRDLGGELILDDFLIGTQIPWISNVSEPRVSANGEVGFDFNLVYKGGEGGFSLFFRLALTYCGIHIPHVVFSVKLLELETTMHVSIGPPPSKKFWIGAHKLPIVRLEVHQGCASGRGVLHRILTALPNLSGIVTNLIKLYLFTDMVLPYMDDFPLPSVVKSPKASFADLRVRAFDWQRAAKISGAPQRGTPTRSASSSHGRAEGKTTQRNPEQQGSSKHGGRRNIGSSSSGSVAMALPPAFGSGASKDTMSVESSTTSRKVTLVDSSLSRSQNVGPGAKTPSPASGGGDCDASFSSGSFCPNASIDVGLPVELPSLRSTVAPQAVRGGPAGRPGQPAADGGGDRTRFPATHASHQVGSYSASMPGTPVSTSAPNDSFFCNHSAFKNESDGDLSSVSAKRSGTSDAMRSLKNLLKVKGKDMTRESVLRSKKKS, from the coding sequence ATGATGAGCGACATGGCGAGCTGGTCGTGTGTCATCATTAAGTTTGAGCGCTCGCGCGAGAACGAGCGGTGGCATACACTCCTCTCCGGCCTCAAGGAGGCACAGGCGTGGCACGAGTACGCAAAGGCGCTGCCCAACCCCGACACGCTGAACATGTTTCTCAGCCGCTTTTTCTTTCAAAATATGCGCCTCGACAACTTCTCCGATGTCCTGATTAAGCTAGTTCGAAAGCAGCTACGAGAGCTGCCGTCGAAGAAGTTCCCGCGCGACCTCGGTGGCGAGCTCATCCTCGACGACTTCCTCATCGGTACGCAGATTCCTTGGATCAGCAACGTGTCGGAGCCAAGGGTGTCGGCCAACGGCGAGGTCGGCTTCGACTTCAACCTTGTCTATAAGGGCGGCGAGGGCGgcttctcgctcttcttcagACTGGCGCTCACCTACTGCGGCATTCATATCCCGCATGTCGTCTTCTCCGTGAAGCTATTGGAGCTGGAGACGACGATGCACGTTAGCATCGGGCCACCTCCGTCGAAGAAGTTCTGGATTGGAGCGCACAAGCTCCCCATTGTCCGGCTCGAGGTGCACCAGGGATGCGCCTCTGGGAGAGGAGTGCTGCACCGCATACTGACAGCGCTCCCGAACCTCAGCGGTATTGTGACAAACCTCATCAAACTTTACCTTTTCACCGACATGGTGCTTCCATACATGGACGACTTCCCCCTGCCCAGTGTGGTGAAGTCGCCCAAGGCCTCGTTTGCTGACCTGCGCGTTCGTGCGTTTGACTGGCAACGCGCGGCGAAGATCAgcggcgcaccgcagcgTGGGACTCCCACTAGAagtgccagcagcagccatggcAGGGCAGAAGGTAAGACGACTCAGAGGAACCCAGAACAGCAGGGCAGCAGTAAGCATGGGGGCCGGCGGAATATCGGAAGTTCTAGCAGCGGGAGCGTagcgatggcgctgccacccgcCTTTGGAAGTGGCGCGTCTAAGGACACCATGTCTGTTGAGAGTAGCACCACTTCGCGGAAAGTAACCCTCGTTGATAGCTCCCTGAGCCGTAGCCAGAACGTTGGACCAGGTGCGAAAACACCATCACCCGCCTCGGGTGGCGGTGACTGTGATGCGAGTttctccagcggcagcttTTGCCCGAATGCATCTATCGATGTGGGTTTGCCAGTGGAGCTTCCTTCGCTCAGGAGCACGGTAGCCCCTCAGGCGGTCCGAGGTGGACCAGCAGGTCGGCCTGGTCAGCCAGCCGCAGATGGTGGAGGTGACCGAACTAGGTTCCCCGCCACTCATGCGTCGCACCAGGTGGGCTCATATAGCGCGTCGATGCCAGGCACTCCAGTGTCCACCTCCGCACCAAACGATAGCTTCTTCTGCAACCACAGTGCTTTTAAAAATGAGTCCGATGGGGACTTGAGCAGCGTATCCGCGAAACGCTCTGGCACCTCCGATGCCATGCGGAGCCTCAAGAACTTGCTCAAAGTGAAGGGCAAGGACATGACCCGCGAGTCTGTCTTGCggtcgaagaagaagagctga